Below is a window of Yimella sp. cx-51 DNA.
GGGACGCTCGGCGGGCGGCGCATCGTCGTACGCCCCGCCGAACATCGACTGCTCCCAGACCCACCGGTCTCCGCCGACGTGCGCCGTCAGACCGCCGTTACTGGTGCCGGTCTCGAACTGGGACCGGTAGACCCCGTCGCGCACCATGGCGTAGAGGATCGTGATAGCTCCGAGCGCGCGGTCGGGGTGGAAGTTGAGGGAGATTCGGTGATGCCGAGCCAGCGCCTGCCCGGTGCACCTGGATTCCACTGCGGTCAGCGCGTCCCGAACCCACCGATTTTCCACGGATCGAGGGTAACTGGACCGGCGGCCTGCGCGCAGATCAGACCTGACCACCAGGCTCATGCACGCGCAGCAGATCGGCGGTGAGATCGAGGTGCCCACGGTGCTGTGCGAGTTCTTCATACAGATGCATGAGCACCCCGCCCTGGGTCGCCACTGCAGCGCGTTCGGGAGCCGAGAAGCCGTCGCGCTCTTGCGCTCGAAGTGCCGGCGCGGCACCGTCGAAGGATGCGAGGTCGGCCGCCAGCCGGGCCCGCTGCGACCGCACCAGTTGAATCAGTTCGGCGACCGTGCCGGACGAACTGAATTCGGCGTCGCGGTCGCGATCAGTGGGGCGTCCGGCGAGTTCGGTCGCACCCCAGTGCTCCATCACCCCGCAGCAGTGTCGGACGATCACGAACGGCGAGTTGGCACCAGGCAGGTCGGGGCGCGCGTTGACGCGCTCATCGCCGAGAGCCTCGAGCGTGGCGCACATGCCGTCGAGTGCGAGATCGATGTGACGAAGCACGTCGTCCAGCTCGATCCTGTTGTCACTCATCGGATTGCGCCGTCGACGGACCGTTCTCGAGCAGCGACTTGAAACCGTCCTCGTCGAGGATCGGCACACCGAGCTCTTCGGCCTTGGCGGCCTTGGAACCGGCGTTGGCCCCGATGACCACATAGTCGGTCTTCTTGCTCACTGAGCCGGCGGCCTTGCCGCCACGGCTGATGATGGCTTCCTTGGCTCCATCACGGGAGAAGTCGTCGAGCGATCCGGTGACCACGACGGTGAGGCCCTCAAGGGTGCGCTCGATCGACTCATCTCGCTCGTCGGCCATCCGCACTCCGGCCGCCGCCCAACGCTCGACGATCTCGTGGTGCCACTCGCTGCCCTCACCGTCGAACCAGTCACGCACCGCCTCGGCGATCACCGGGCCGACACCTTCGGTGGCGGAGAGCGCCTCGACATCGGCCGCTTCGATCGCTGCCAGCGAGCCGAACTCGGTGGCCAGCGCGCGTGCAGCGGTGGGCCCGACGTGTCGGATCGACAGGGCTACCAACACCCGCCACAGCGGTTGCGACTTCGCCTTCTGCAGTTCGAAGAAGAGCTTGTCGGTGGTCGCCCGCGGCGCAGCCGGTTTGGCAGCCGTGCCCTTGGTGAAGAAGAACGGCTCCTTCGCTGCAGGCTGCTCGACGCCACCCTTCCTGCGACGCCGCCACACCATCACCTCGGCGAGGTCGTCAGCGGTGAGGTCGAACAGGCCTGCTTCCGACGACAGCACGGGAGCTTGGGGCTCGTCGTCGGCGTCGTCCGGGCGACCGTACTCGGGGTCGGTGAGGGCGATGGCCGCCTCCCAGCCCATCGCCTCGATGTCGAAGGCTCCGCGGGATCCGAGGGAGAACATCCGCTCGCGCAGCTGCGCAGGACACGTGCGGGCGTTGGGACACCGGATGTCCTTGTCGCCCTCCTTCTCGTACGCCAATTCCGTTCCGCAGGAAGGGCATTCGGTTGGCATCACGAACTCCCGCTCGGTGCCGTCCCTCAGTTCGGCCACCGGCCCGACGATCTCCGGGATGACGTCGCCGGCCTTGCGCAACACGATGGTGTCGCCGATGAGCACACCCTTGCGTTTGACGTCGAAGGCGTTGTGCAGCGTGGCCATCTCGACCGTGGAACCGGCAACCTTCACCGGTTCCATGACGCCGTAGGGCGTAACGCGACCGGTGCGGCCGACGTTGACCCGGATGTCGAGCAGCTTGGTGTTGACCTCCTCCGGCGGGTACTTGAAGGCG
It encodes the following:
- a CDS encoding DUF664 domain-containing protein, with product MSDNRIELDDVLRHIDLALDGMCATLEALGDERVNARPDLPGANSPFVIVRHCCGVMEHWGATELAGRPTDRDRDAEFSSSGTVAELIQLVRSQRARLAADLASFDGAAPALRAQERDGFSAPERAAVATQGGVLMHLYEELAQHRGHLDLTADLLRVHEPGGQV
- the ligA gene encoding NAD-dependent DNA ligase LigA — translated: MGDVPDLENPDVPQSARHEWTALVEELNDHQFAYYVKDAPTVSDAEYDTLLRRLQALEDEHPTLRSPDSPTQRVGGTFSTEFAAVQHRERMLSLDNVFSEDELREWLVRAQRDAGGEIHFLCELKIDGLAINLLYEDGALVRAATRGDGVTGEDVTLNARTIEGIPHRLKAADDVPVPTAVEIRGEVFLSVEAFEALNEQMVAAGKPPYANPRNTAAGSLRQKDPRVTASRPLQMLVHGIGDRQGFTIEKQSQAYDLLRAWGLPVTDRAKVVSTADEVVAFVEHYGKHRHSVEHELDGIVVKVDEVPAQRALGTTSRAPRWAIAFKYPPEEVNTKLLDIRVNVGRTGRVTPYGVMEPVKVAGSTVEMATLHNAFDVKRKGVLIGDTIVLRKAGDVIPEIVGPVAELRDGTEREFVMPTECPSCGTELAYEKEGDKDIRCPNARTCPAQLRERMFSLGSRGAFDIEAMGWEAAIALTDPEYGRPDDADDEPQAPVLSSEAGLFDLTADDLAEVMVWRRRRKGGVEQPAAKEPFFFTKGTAAKPAAPRATTDKLFFELQKAKSQPLWRVLVALSIRHVGPTAARALATEFGSLAAIEAADVEALSATEGVGPVIAEAVRDWFDGEGSEWHHEIVERWAAAGVRMADERDESIERTLEGLTVVVTGSLDDFSRDGAKEAIISRGGKAAGSVSKKTDYVVIGANAGSKAAKAEELGVPILDEDGFKSLLENGPSTAQSDE